The genomic region CGGGCAGAACCCACAACCCAATCGGGGTCGGAGCCCCCAGCCGACGATCGGCCGGTGCCTCAGTGGGTCGGACTGGGAAGTCACAGTGGTCACCGGACGGCCCCATCGGCAGCTTCCAGATAGCCGACCGAACCATGACGCGGAAGGAAGCGGACTCTCACGGTCTCGACGCGTCGACGGTGGGCGACGTGAGTTCTGAAGACGGGGCAGACGAAGCCGAGGACGACGCGGAGGAGGCAGACGATGCGGAGGAAGCAGACGACGCAGCCACCGAGGCCGACACCGACGGCGAGGAGGACGACGATTCGGTCTCGACCGAGGACAGGTCTGGCGAGGATGACGGCCCTGCCGAGGATGGGTCTGTAGCTGGTAATTCCGACGACGAAGGTGCCGCGAATGACTCTGCAATCGAGAACCCTGCGGAGGTCTCCGACGGTGAATCCAGTGAGGCCCCCGGTGCCGACGTGACCGACCGAGCCGAGGGAGCAGTCAGCGGGCTCGAAGCGGGCAGCGATGCGGCCGAAGCAGGAGAAGACAGCGGCGAGACTGCGGTCGCGACCGACGGGGACGTCGCTGCCAGTGACGCCGGTGACGCCAGTGACGCCGGTGACGCTGAGGTCGATGCGGTAGTCGGTGACGCTGGTGACACGGAAGAAGCCGACGACGACGGCGAAACCCAGCGAGACTCGTCGGAGGGAGAGGCAGCAGGAGAAGGGCCAGCAGAGGACGGCGATGCCGTGGCCGACACCGACGACGATTCTCCCGAAGAGATACAGCCCGACCGTTCGGCCGCCAGAGCAGTCCAGAACTTCGGCCAAGATGCACGGACGAACCGGCGGTTCGGTCGTGAGCAGACCGGAGCACAGGCTGTCCAGTCCGGCAGGCAGGACACGCCAGACGGAGTAGACTCCGCAGAGACCGACGCACCGACTGCTGGTGAGGACCCCACCGACGACACCGACGACGTAGAAACGCAACTCGACTCGCAGGAGCCTCCAGCCACTCCATCCGACGACGATTCGAACGTCGGTCGCTTCGAAACCGACGCCGAGGAACCGTGGTACCGGACCACGCTGACCCATCTAGGGACGGCTGACACGGACGAGGAAACGCGAGTGGAGGACGGTGGCGACACCGAACCGGAGGAGTCAGTCGACGCAGCCGACGATTCCGGGACGACGCGTGCGTCGTCCGACGGCGGGACCGTGGCAGCAAGCGATGGTGTCGAATCGGTCGAGGCCGCCGCAGCGACGGTACTGACGGAGGCCGACACGGGCGAGAGCGATGAGACTGACGTGCCCACCGAGACCGATTCGACTCCCGATTCGGAACCCGAGGAAACGACCGACGACGCGGGCGACCGGGGCATCGCAGACCTCGTCAACCAGGAGCTCACCTCGTTGACCCAGGAGGTCGGGGGGACCAGCATCTCACCGGACGTGAGCGAGCTGCCCCTCCAGCAGGCGACAGCGGAACTCGACGACACCAGCTACGCCTTCCCGCTCTCTGGGCAGGCGTTCGGGGTCACCGCCACGGCCGAGCGAGAGGTCGTGACCCTCCGGTTCACGCCCGAGGACGAGCTGGAAGTCGAGGGTGCGCGAGAGCGACTCCTTCGGTACCAGCTCCGGAACTACCTCGATGATGCGGACACCGGGCACGCCGAGGTGCTCGTGGACGACGGCGACCTGGTACTAGAGATACCCGGTGCGACCCCGGAATCGCTGGATAGCTGGGTCGACGCGATGATACAGATCGTCGACCGGACGCTGTACCTGACCGGCAGCGACGACTGAACGGCATGTCGCGGTCGTCCGGTTCCGAAAGGCCGAGGTACCCTGACGGCGGAGGGCCGGTATGCGCGAGGACCCCTTCGTCGTCGATATCGATATGCGGTACAACGACGTGGACCTGCTGGGCCACGTGAACAACGCTATCTACGTGAGCTATCTCGAGGAGGCGCGGGTGGAGTACCTCCCCGAAGTACTGGGCGACACCGACGCGCTCGACGGTGTCATCGCCAACCTGGAGATCGACTACCACCGGCCCATCACGCTGGAGGACGACGTCGAGGTCGCCATCGCCATCACCGAGGTCGGCAACTCGACGCTGCACTTCGAGTACGAGGTCCGTGCGTCGGGCAAGGTCGCCGCGACCGCGACGACGGTGCAGGTCGCCTACGACGCCGAGGCCGAGGAATCCCGTGAACTTCCCGAGGCGTGGAAGCAGCGCGTCCGCGAGTTCGAGGGACTCTGAGCAGGGGCAAGGGTCGGTCAGCTGCCACACGGAACGACAGGTTTTCGGCGGCCCCAGCCGAGGTTCGCCTGTGCGAATCGAGAACAGTTTCATCCCGGTTCGGGGTGTGGGCGAGCAGACGGAGCGAAAGCTGTGGCGGTCGGGCGTGACCCACTGGGACGACTTCGACGGGTCGGTCGTCGGGCCGACGACGGCGGACCGAATCGAGGCGTTCATCGACGAGGCGAGGGACCGGCTGGCACGCGAGGACACCCGTTTCTTCGGGGAGGCGTTCCCCAACCAGGAGAGCTGGCGGCTCTACGAGAACTTCCGTGACCGGACCTGCTTCTTCGACATCGAGACCACCGGCCTGTCGAAGGAACGCGACCGTGTGACGACCGTCTCGTTCCACCAGGGCGACGAGACCACGACGCTGGTCCAGGGCGACGACCTGACCGCCGAGACCCTCAGTGAGCAGTTCGAAGACGCCGCGCTGATGGCGACGTTCAACGGCGCGCGCTTCGACGTGCCGTTCCTCGAGACCTCCTTCGACGTGGACCTCGACCTGCCCCACATCGACCTCATGTACCCGTGTAAGCGCATCGGGCTCGATGGCGGGCTGAAGACCATCGAGAAGGACGTGGGAATCGCCCGTGACGGCCCGGACATCTCGGGACGCGATGCGGTCCGGCTCTGGAACGAGTACGAGCGCGGGAGCCAGGAGGCGCTCGACACGCTCGTCGAGTACAACCGCGACGACACCCGGAACCTCCAGACGCTGATGGACATCGTCTCGGACTCGCTCCACGCGGACGTGTTCGAGGCGGAGCAGTAGAAGAGAGCGATTACCGGTTCGATTCGACGTACGCGACCGCTTCTTCGGCCGTCTCAACCTCGTCGAGGCCCGGGACATCGTGCGTGTTCAGGCCGACGACCGGACGGTCGTACACCTTCGAGAGGGCGATCTCCGAGAGGGTCCCCCACGCCCCGTCGATGGCGATGACGGCGTCACCGTTCATCGCGACCAGCGAGTTCCGGGCGTGGCCCATCCCGGTCGCGATGGGGATGTCGATGTAGGCGTTCGCGCCGTCGTAGTTCTCGCCGGGCAGGATGCCGATGGTCGTGCCGCCGCCGTTGTTCGCACCCTCGGCGACGGCGCGCATCACACCGGTCAGCCCGCCACAGATGACCGTGTGGCCCCGCTGGCCGAGGCGGTAGCCGACCTCCTCGGCGATGTCGTACGATTCGTCCGCGACAGAACTCCCACCGATGACGCTGACTCGCATACCCGAGACGCTGCGGTGGAGTACTACGACTGTTACGAAAGACAGGCGCAGTCGACCGATTCTGGGTCACAGACCGCGGCACTGGAGTTCGATTCACACGCATCGCCGTCCCGGCACGCGTCCGTGGGACACTCGACCTGCTCCGTCGCGGCTTCCAGGCTCCGGAGCGCGGTTGCCACGTGTTCCCCGCCCGTGGTGAGTCGATACGACGTCGATGGCGGCGAGGTGGCCTGGACACGACGTTCCACCAGCCCCGAGCACTGCAGTTCGTCGAGCCGCCGCGAGAGCATGGTCGCGGTCATCCCCTCGAGTTCGGATTCCAGCTCGGAGAACCCGCGCGGGCCGTCGTCCAGCAGGCGGACCACGTGGAACGACCACTTGCGCCCGAGCAGCTGTCGGATGGCGTGCCAGCGCGTCTCCCAGTCGACACCGATCGGCGGCGACTCGTCCCGGGAGACCGCCGGTTCGCCGTCTCTGTCGTCCATGTCTCCCCTGTACGCTTCGTGCCCACAAAATGGGTGGTGCCGACTTTCGGCGGCGATAGTTCGGACCAGATTGGGGAGTCTGCAGCCCTGTTTACGCCGATTCGGCGCCATCGTCGAACTGTATGGTACGACCCAACTGTAACTGCTGTTGCGAGACAGTGTCGAACTGCTGTTCGACATCGACCGACGACTGCTGTTCCCCGACCATCGTGGTGATTCCAGCGGGGTGCTGTCGGCCTGCCGACGCCGACGCCACCGCCTGCTGCTGTCGCAGTACCGACTGACGAAAGCATCGTTGACTTTATCTGTTTTCTTTCAAACCGTAATCATATGGGAGCTATCGCAGCTGCGAAACACGCCGGACAGTCGTTGATACGGAATCCGGTCATCTTCGTGGCGACGCTCGGTCTCGCGCTCGTCCAGGTCCCCCAGCAGGTCCTCCAGTACAGTGGGCTCACCATCGCCGGGTCGCTGTACAGCTTCGCGACGCTTGCGATCGCACCGCTGTTCACCGCCGGCATCCTCTCGATGGCGTACGAGGGGATGGACGACAGCACCTCGCTTGGGACGTTCGTCGATGGTGTCAGGGAGCACTATCTGACGCTGTTTCTCTCGACGGTGCTGTACTCGGCCATCTTCGTCGCGGTCGGTATCGCGGCGATGTTCCTCGCGCTGTTCGTCGGCGTGTTCGCGTTCGGCGTGAGTGCCGCGGCCGGGAGTGCAGGGCTCGTCGGCCTGGGTCTCTTCGTCGTGTTCGTCGCCGTCATCGCCCTCGCCATAATCGCCCTCTCGATGGTGCTCCAGTTCTACGCGCCGGCGGTCGTCGTCGACGACGCCGATATCGGCGAGTCGTTCAAACGAAGCTATCGGTTCGCGACGGACAACCTGGCCAGTGTCGTCGGGTTCTCCATCATCAAGGCGATTCCCGGCCTGTTCGCAGGGGGTGCGGCCGTCGCGCTGGTGCTCACCCGCTACTACGAACAGCTGGCTGGCGAGGGATTCGCCGGTGCCCCTGCCACGACGGGGGCGACGATGGGGGCGGGGGCGCTCTACAGTGGGCTCTCGGTCACGACGTTCGTGGCCATCGTGGTGTTGGGTATCGCCTCGACCGTCCTGCTCAGTGCGTTCACCCAGACGTATCTGGTGACCTTCTACGTCGAACAGACCGACAGGGAGCAGCGTGGTGTTCGCGGGTACGAGGAGGAGTACGACCTGCCGTCCGGCTACTGAGCAGCGTTTCCCGGACGATTCAGGCCGCGGCTTCGACCGCGGCGACGAGTTCGCTCTTGTCCTTCAGGCCGACGAGGCGCTGGACCGGTTCGCCGTCTTTGAACACGAGCATGTTGGGGATGCTCTGGACGCCGAACTGTCCGGCGAGCTGTTGCTGCTGGTCGACGTTCACCTTGAGCACCGCGGCGTCGGTCTCGGCGGCGACCTCTCCGATGAACTCGCCGAGCGCGATACACGGGCCACACCAGTCGGCGTAGAAGTCCACGAGGGCCACGTCGTACGTGTCGACGAGTTCCTGGAAGTGGTCAGGGCTGTCGACCTGCACCGGTTCGTCCGGGGACTCTGCGCCGTCCTGCTCGGAGATGAGCTGTTCTCGTTTCGATTCGCGGATATCATCGAGTTCGTCGGTGGACGTCATTACAGACTGAAGTACGACCCGAGGGTACAAAACGGTTTTGGGAATTTGAAACAATACTACCCTACCGAGACAGTCCGAAGAAGGCTAACGGGCACGAAAAAGAAATTGGTTGTGCCCATCTCTAGCAATACTTTTGGTGCTCTCGGGCGTACAGTCACGCATGGGTAGACGATACACTGGTGGTCTGGGATGACGGCAGCCGCCGACGCGGTGGTCGCAGCGGCCACCGACACCGACCCGCTGGTCGACCGTGCGCTCGACCTGCTGGCGTTCGAGACACAGAATCCGCCCGGGGAGACCGCCGCACTGGTCGACCATCTCGAGGAGTTCTTTGCAGACCTGGGCTACCGGACGACACAAGTCGTCGCCGACCCCGCGAAGCCGAACCTGCTCGCGACCCTGCCCGGCGCGACCGACACGACGCTCTGCTACATGGGCCACGTCGACACCGTCCCGTTCGACCCCCACGACTGGACCCGGGACCCGCTCGGCGAGTACGACGACGTGGAGCAGCGTATCTACGGCCGCGGCGCGACCGACATGAAGGGGCCGCTCGCGGCCATGCTGGAGACTGCTCGGGCCTTCGCCGAGGCCGACGCGGACCCACCCGTCACGCTCCAGTTCGCCGTGGTCAGCGACGAGGAGACCGGCGGTCACGCCGGGGTTCGCGCAATGGTCGAACGTGACGCCATCGCGGCCGACGGCTGCATCATCGGCGAGACGACCTGCGAGAACGGCCGGCACTCCGTCACGGTCGCCGACAAGGGGAGCATCTGGCTCACGCTCGCCGCCTCCGGCGACGCGGCCCACGGCTCGCGCCCGATGTTCGGAACCAACGCCATCGATCGGCTCTACAGCGCCATCACCGACCTGCGACGCTATCTCTGTACCGTCACCTTCGAGACCGACCCCGAAGTCACAGACGTGGTCGAGGAGTCGGTCGAGTACTACACGCCGAGCCTCGGTGCTGATACCGCCGCG from Haloarchaeobius sp. HME9146 harbors:
- a CDS encoding thioesterase family protein, whose protein sequence is MREDPFVVDIDMRYNDVDLLGHVNNAIYVSYLEEARVEYLPEVLGDTDALDGVIANLEIDYHRPITLEDDVEVAIAITEVGNSTLHFEYEVRASGKVAATATTVQVAYDAEAEESRELPEAWKQRVREFEGL
- a CDS encoding ribonuclease H-like domain-containing protein, with the translated sequence MRIENSFIPVRGVGEQTERKLWRSGVTHWDDFDGSVVGPTTADRIEAFIDEARDRLAREDTRFFGEAFPNQESWRLYENFRDRTCFFDIETTGLSKERDRVTTVSFHQGDETTTLVQGDDLTAETLSEQFEDAALMATFNGARFDVPFLETSFDVDLDLPHIDLMYPCKRIGLDGGLKTIEKDVGIARDGPDISGRDAVRLWNEYERGSQEALDTLVEYNRDDTRNLQTLMDIVSDSLHADVFEAEQ
- a CDS encoding TIGR00725 family protein — protein: MRVSVIGGSSVADESYDIAEEVGYRLGQRGHTVICGGLTGVMRAVAEGANNGGGTTIGILPGENYDGANAYIDIPIATGMGHARNSLVAMNGDAVIAIDGAWGTLSEIALSKVYDRPVVGLNTHDVPGLDEVETAEEAVAYVESNR
- a CDS encoding M20 family metallopeptidase, with protein sequence MTAAADAVVAAATDTDPLVDRALDLLAFETQNPPGETAALVDHLEEFFADLGYRTTQVVADPAKPNLLATLPGATDTTLCYMGHVDTVPFDPHDWTRDPLGEYDDVEQRIYGRGATDMKGPLAAMLETARAFAEADADPPVTLQFAVVSDEETGGHAGVRAMVERDAIAADGCIIGETTCENGRHSVTVADKGSIWLTLAASGDAAHGSRPMFGTNAIDRLYSAITDLRRYLCTVTFETDPEVTDVVEESVEYYTPSLGADTAANLFAHPTCNLGTIEGGEAINTVPENARAKLDVRLSPGVDTSAVIETIRARLDDHEGVVVADCDWSVGSFTPTSDPLVPAVAETAEAVTQTRVFRRSATGGGDAKKLRNAGIPTLEFALGTDTVHGVDEFTTVAALRGNAEIYARAAFAFAERL
- a CDS encoding co-chaperone YbbN, whose translation is MTSTDELDDIRESKREQLISEQDGAESPDEPVQVDSPDHFQELVDTYDVALVDFYADWCGPCIALGEFIGEVAAETDAAVLKVNVDQQQQLAGQFGVQSIPNMLVFKDGEPVQRLVGLKDKSELVAAVEAAA
- a CDS encoding helix-turn-helix domain-containing protein, producing MDDRDGEPAVSRDESPPIGVDWETRWHAIRQLLGRKWSFHVVRLLDDGPRGFSELESELEGMTATMLSRRLDELQCSGLVERRVQATSPPSTSYRLTTGGEHVATALRSLEAATEQVECPTDACRDGDACESNSSAAVCDPESVDCACLS